A window of the Synechococcus sp. M16.1 genome harbors these coding sequences:
- the rlmD gene encoding 23S rRNA (uracil(1939)-C(5))-methyltransferase RlmD, translating into MTKVDSPNSSEPRPGLTIELEAVDLDRDGKGLARWNNWVIVVPDLLPGERATVQLQQRQKSRWLSRRVDQITFSADRRRPPCILADDCGGCTLQRLDDPAQTRWKAQQIQQTMQRIGGIDVAPAPTLVDAERCFGYRNRALIPLKRDQNGRLKAGYFRPKTHKIVNLNHCPVLDPRLDALVEPLKQDLDAGGWPADHDLLEAKGLRHLGLRLASATGDVLITLISSHAQLRGLEDLAQSWVERWPAVKGVCLNLQPKANNLVLGRTTHCLAGVPTIEEQFCGIKLALSSTTFVQVNTLQAERIVQRLTDWLLTQCAGARVVDAYCGVGTIALPLAKAGFDVQGLELNPDSVEQARLNAMHNGLSSRCAFDAGDVADLLAAQLDDCQALVLDPPRRGLDRRVVDSILERPPAVLTYLSCDPATQARDLKALLAPSGPYELEMLQPVDFFPQTTHLESLALLKRISS; encoded by the coding sequence ATGACCAAAGTCGACAGCCCGAACAGCAGTGAACCGCGGCCCGGGCTCACGATTGAGCTCGAAGCTGTTGACCTGGATCGCGACGGCAAGGGTCTGGCCCGTTGGAACAACTGGGTGATCGTCGTTCCTGATCTCTTGCCAGGGGAACGCGCCACGGTCCAGCTGCAGCAACGCCAGAAGTCGCGCTGGTTGAGCCGTCGGGTGGATCAGATCACGTTCTCCGCTGATCGGCGCCGCCCTCCCTGCATCCTTGCCGATGACTGCGGTGGTTGCACCCTGCAACGCCTGGATGACCCCGCCCAAACCCGTTGGAAAGCCCAGCAAATTCAACAGACCATGCAGCGCATCGGGGGGATTGACGTTGCCCCTGCGCCCACGCTTGTTGATGCGGAACGCTGCTTCGGTTACCGCAACAGGGCCTTGATCCCGCTGAAGCGTGACCAGAACGGACGCTTGAAGGCTGGCTACTTCCGACCGAAGACCCACAAGATCGTCAACCTGAACCACTGCCCGGTGCTCGATCCACGCCTGGACGCGTTGGTGGAACCTCTCAAGCAGGACCTGGATGCAGGGGGGTGGCCGGCCGACCATGACCTGCTCGAAGCCAAGGGGCTGCGCCATCTCGGGCTTCGTCTGGCCAGCGCCACCGGAGACGTGTTGATCACGCTGATCAGCAGCCATGCTCAGCTTCGAGGCCTTGAGGACCTCGCACAGAGCTGGGTGGAGCGTTGGCCCGCGGTGAAAGGGGTCTGCCTCAACCTTCAACCCAAGGCCAACAACCTGGTGCTCGGTCGCACCACCCATTGTCTCGCCGGTGTTCCCACCATTGAGGAACAGTTCTGCGGCATCAAGCTCGCCCTCAGCAGCACCACCTTTGTTCAGGTGAATACGCTGCAGGCGGAACGGATCGTTCAACGCCTCACAGACTGGCTTTTGACTCAGTGCGCCGGCGCACGGGTGGTCGACGCCTATTGCGGCGTCGGAACCATTGCCCTGCCCCTGGCCAAGGCCGGTTTTGATGTTCAAGGTCTGGAACTCAACCCCGACTCGGTGGAGCAGGCCCGGCTGAATGCCATGCACAACGGCCTTTCCTCGCGCTGTGCCTTTGATGCCGGCGATGTTGCCGATCTTCTCGCTGCTCAGCTGGACGACTGTCAGGCGCTGGTGTTGGATCCCCCGCGCCGGGGGCTCGATCGACGCGTGGTGGACAGCATCCTTGAGCGGCCACCTGCCGTGCTGACTTACCTCAGCTGTGACCCCGCCACGCAAGCACGGGATCTCAAAGCACTGCTCGCCCCATCAGGCCCCTACGAGCTGGAGATGCTCCAGCCCGTCGACTTCTTCCCCCAGACAACGCACCTCGAATCGTTGGCGCTGCTGAAACGGATCAGCTCCTGA
- a CDS encoding allophycocyanin subunit alpha-B — protein MSVVRDLILQADDDLRYPTSGELRTMVDFLDQGAMRVSVVKVLTENEKKIVDESAKQLFGRKPEYVAPGGNAYGQRQRAQCLRDYSWYLRLITYGVLAGSTEMIQEIGLVGAREMYNSLGVPMPGMVEAMKCMKEASLSLLSEQQVKLTSPYFDFLIQGMQTST, from the coding sequence ATGAGCGTTGTCCGGGATCTCATCCTCCAGGCCGATGACGATCTGCGGTATCCCACCAGCGGAGAACTCCGCACCATGGTGGATTTCCTCGACCAAGGCGCCATGCGCGTGTCTGTGGTCAAGGTTCTGACCGAGAACGAAAAAAAGATCGTCGACGAATCCGCCAAGCAACTGTTTGGTCGCAAACCTGAGTACGTCGCCCCTGGCGGTAATGCCTACGGTCAGCGCCAGCGGGCCCAGTGCCTCCGCGACTACAGCTGGTACCTCCGTCTGATCACCTACGGAGTTCTGGCCGGCAGCACCGAAATGATCCAGGAGATCGGTCTGGTGGGGGCTCGCGAGATGTACAACAGCCTGGGTGTTCCGATGCCCGGAATGGTTGAAGCCATGAAGTGCATGAAGGAAGCGTCCCTGTCGTTGTTGTCGGAACAGCAGGTGAAGCTCACGTCTCCTTATTTCGACTTCCTGATTCAGGGCATGCAGACGTCCACCTGA
- a CDS encoding molecular chaperone DnaJ gives MVALIDQLKGEYGARSRGRVLEMLLQDLLDPGDAASDPEVDPLKDDAEPAVATGPDEVTSLVLISTGNQQQGGEDAPASASGLPSGGGSSGIDLPGFVSKRTSQLKATLRSPQQRDSPQNDPLVSTVDLTDLREASAAAEEHWRSLYGQPPGPTVIEAAMTWLARDVWSSTDASDGRPFTWSAANAAVETLCASWESSDPSLGRVMVVAGALEDPFATSSLAERMPTLIRRFVNRFRRSRQVTSFETLESTMTVHGALKLLGLSTQAGTSVTLSSIREAYKQRALEEHPDAGGSTDAMRRLNEAYRLLRELYRNR, from the coding sequence ATGGTCGCGTTGATTGACCAGCTCAAGGGTGAATACGGAGCCCGTTCCCGGGGCCGGGTGCTCGAAATGCTCCTCCAGGATCTGCTCGACCCTGGGGATGCAGCATCGGATCCTGAGGTCGATCCTCTCAAGGACGATGCTGAACCAGCGGTCGCCACTGGGCCCGATGAGGTCACCAGTCTCGTTCTGATCTCAACGGGGAACCAACAGCAAGGGGGTGAAGACGCTCCAGCCTCAGCCTCTGGGCTTCCTTCGGGAGGTGGCTCCTCAGGCATCGACCTGCCGGGGTTCGTCAGCAAGCGCACCAGTCAGCTGAAAGCGACGCTTCGCTCTCCGCAGCAACGCGATTCCCCTCAGAACGACCCCCTTGTCTCAACGGTGGACCTCACCGATCTAAGAGAGGCCAGTGCTGCCGCAGAAGAGCACTGGAGGTCCCTTTATGGCCAACCACCGGGCCCAACAGTGATTGAAGCGGCCATGACCTGGCTGGCCCGAGATGTCTGGTCCAGTACCGATGCCAGTGATGGGCGTCCATTCACCTGGTCGGCTGCCAATGCAGCCGTTGAGACACTCTGTGCCAGCTGGGAGTCAAGCGACCCATCGCTGGGTCGGGTGATGGTCGTGGCTGGCGCTCTAGAGGATCCCTTTGCAACATCCTCATTGGCGGAACGCATGCCGACCCTGATCCGCCGCTTCGTGAACCGTTTCCGCCGCAGCAGACAGGTCACCTCATTCGAAACCCTTGAGTCGACCATGACGGTGCATGGGGCTCTCAAACTGCTGGGGTTGTCAACCCAAGCAGGGACTTCGGTCACCCTGAGCTCCATCCGGGAGGCTTACAAGCAACGGGCGCTTGAGGAACATCCTGATGCAGGTGGGTCCACAGACGCGATGCGCCGACTCAATGAGGCCTATCGGCTCCTGCGTGAGCTGTACAGAAACCGTTGA
- a CDS encoding DUF3370 family protein, protein MSLRQIPILVLTCVSLAGFECMPQRNAEAYVALMAGQKARPLNGTFNNVPVLHSNQPEIVTGPGIMVNTAAGSAIAAESNQPLRNAAHTFNGEFGVHMHHKYYPKDQSKLGSRRSRGLMTLALIATNPGSSPITLKFDRGSVKNSFEAPYHPNRLMGVKPLGKRPWNTGPGDATAVQLLRGELDRKIPEQVVIPAGGQRVVVRTVLPARGIANGLLRGRSNGPFTMAVVAAEQSAQDADLFAVLQSGRLAPGRIYLNRIREIQLGRVFSRVAGVALGDAYKAEISHDLNQGPLHVPLTSTKRHHFGTSDVQVNPLTTRMVDSALNNVGTYGVRYDVTLNVAGEGPHQLVLSHPVVSGKKTFTAFRGSLQIRQERTLQEVHVGMRSGESLALADFNLVPGTRKAVKVSLVYPADATPGHLLSVVPVQQLAMLHHRKQQQRDAQVKIADSKSRMVGPKTAPPPPEAKPVVVNPAAARPASVRPGSVIPAVVPVARPGYGDVIRSQQQWLLQLQGR, encoded by the coding sequence ATGAGTCTCAGGCAAATCCCAATCTTGGTCTTGACCTGCGTCTCGCTTGCGGGCTTTGAGTGCATGCCTCAGCGCAACGCTGAGGCCTACGTCGCGCTCATGGCAGGTCAAAAGGCACGACCGCTCAACGGCACCTTCAACAACGTTCCGGTTCTTCATTCCAATCAACCGGAGATCGTCACCGGTCCAGGAATCATGGTGAACACGGCTGCGGGCTCAGCCATCGCTGCGGAGTCGAACCAGCCGCTTCGCAATGCCGCCCACACCTTCAACGGTGAGTTCGGCGTTCATATGCATCACAAGTACTACCCCAAAGACCAATCCAAGTTGGGGAGCCGTCGATCCAGAGGCTTGATGACCCTGGCTCTGATCGCGACGAATCCCGGGTCAAGCCCGATCACACTGAAGTTCGATCGAGGCTCTGTCAAAAACAGTTTTGAAGCGCCTTATCACCCGAATCGTTTGATGGGGGTCAAACCCCTTGGGAAGCGTCCTTGGAACACAGGGCCAGGCGATGCCACCGCCGTTCAACTGCTGCGCGGTGAACTGGACCGGAAAATACCCGAACAGGTCGTGATTCCGGCAGGAGGGCAGAGGGTTGTTGTGCGCACGGTGCTCCCTGCCCGTGGCATTGCCAACGGGCTGCTGAGAGGACGCAGCAACGGTCCTTTCACGATGGCTGTCGTTGCCGCCGAGCAATCAGCACAGGATGCCGATCTGTTCGCAGTGCTGCAGTCGGGACGACTGGCACCCGGAAGGATTTATCTCAACCGGATTCGCGAGATCCAACTGGGTCGTGTTTTTTCCAGGGTGGCCGGCGTTGCCCTGGGCGATGCCTACAAAGCTGAGATCAGCCATGACCTCAACCAGGGGCCACTCCACGTGCCCCTGACCAGCACGAAGCGGCATCACTTCGGCACCAGCGATGTTCAGGTCAATCCCTTGACCACACGGATGGTTGATTCCGCTCTGAACAACGTCGGCACCTATGGGGTTCGCTATGACGTGACCCTCAATGTTGCTGGTGAAGGGCCCCATCAACTGGTGCTCAGTCATCCGGTTGTGTCTGGCAAGAAGACGTTCACAGCCTTCCGTGGATCGCTGCAGATTCGTCAGGAACGAACCCTTCAAGAGGTTCACGTGGGCATGCGCTCAGGGGAGAGCCTGGCCCTGGCTGATTTCAACCTGGTCCCTGGAACGCGCAAGGCGGTGAAGGTGAGCTTGGTTTATCCGGCTGATGCCACCCCAGGCCATCTCCTCAGTGTGGTTCCCGTTCAGCAGCTGGCCATGCTTCATCACCGCAAGCAACAACAGCGGGACGCCCAGGTCAAAATCGCGGACAGTAAATCCCGCATGGTGGGGCCGAAGACCGCTCCTCCTCCACCTGAAGCCAAGCCTGTTGTTGTGAACCCTGCAGCTGCGAGGCCAGCATCTGTGAGGCCGGGTTCTGTGATTCCTGCTGTGGTGCCTGTCGCCCGACCCGGTTACGGCGATGTGATTCGATCTCAGCAGCAGTGGTTGCTCCAGCTTCAGGGTCGATAA
- a CDS encoding sigma-70 family RNA polymerase sigma factor, translated as MLLSAKAGDATHNHPLDKTCLKRRNRQIQDNLHLVQPIARHYAQQTGLESDDLLQVGCLGLIKAYNRYDAQRGVPFPSFAKPHIRGAILHFLRDRVGLIRLPRAVEERAMQMVRSSEGSALSPADALVVDHYRSKQHWVEFNDDLLGDTAQAMDLVERSEAWSRVNKLFRNLENDDQCALQMVAIDGMSLRQTARLLGISAMTVQRRLKRGLNTIAKQLNAA; from the coding sequence TTGCTTCTCTCTGCCAAGGCTGGAGATGCAACTCACAACCATCCATTGGACAAGACCTGCCTCAAGCGTCGGAACCGTCAAATTCAGGACAACCTGCATCTGGTTCAACCCATTGCCCGTCATTACGCCCAACAGACAGGCCTAGAAAGCGACGATCTCCTGCAAGTGGGATGTCTTGGCCTGATCAAGGCCTACAACCGCTACGACGCCCAGCGGGGGGTTCCCTTTCCAAGCTTCGCCAAGCCGCACATTCGCGGAGCCATTCTCCACTTCCTTCGCGACAGAGTCGGATTGATACGACTCCCCAGGGCCGTTGAAGAACGGGCCATGCAGATGGTGCGCAGTTCGGAGGGCTCTGCTCTGAGCCCAGCCGATGCCCTCGTGGTTGACCACTACCGCAGCAAACAGCACTGGGTGGAATTCAACGACGACCTTCTCGGCGACACGGCGCAAGCAATGGATCTGGTCGAACGCTCGGAGGCCTGGAGCAGGGTTAACAAGCTCTTCCGCAACCTTGAGAACGACGACCAATGTGCCCTGCAGATGGTCGCCATTGATGGAATGAGTCTGAGGCAGACAGCGCGACTGCTTGGGATTTCAGCAATGACAGTTCAGAGGCGTTTGAAACGCGGCCTCAACACCATCGCGAAGCAGTTGAACGCCGCTTAG
- a CDS encoding DUF4922 domain-containing protein: MTSELLRKAMEVTVAATASGALVPLDTSLSHLVGERGCRFELRHLLSATPKHLRASGPKPNPFLPWDQRLEVDRIGESHVVILNKYPVQTSHMLLITQDWQPQTGWLSLEDWHSLARIDATTTGLWFFNSGPDAGASQPHRHLQLLPRLEGERICAREDWFRCCAAGTTTSAQDPLLRSSRVAAISSILTGEMLQALYLALAEDLGLGHPSTDECPRGAYNLLITRQWMAMVRRSREGIRGFSVNALGFAGSLLSTEVSDLEWIHRSGPEALLQAVVDTQD, translated from the coding sequence ATGACCAGTGAACTGCTTCGAAAAGCGATGGAGGTCACGGTTGCAGCGACCGCATCCGGAGCTCTTGTTCCGCTCGACACCTCATTGAGCCACCTGGTCGGGGAAAGAGGCTGTCGCTTTGAGTTGCGCCACCTCCTCAGCGCCACACCAAAACACCTTCGAGCATCGGGTCCAAAGCCAAATCCGTTTCTTCCCTGGGATCAACGTCTGGAGGTTGACCGGATCGGTGAATCCCACGTCGTAATCCTGAACAAATATCCCGTTCAGACCTCCCACATGTTGCTCATCACCCAGGACTGGCAACCCCAGACCGGTTGGTTGTCCTTGGAGGATTGGCACTCCCTCGCCAGGATTGATGCCACGACGACGGGGCTGTGGTTCTTCAACAGCGGGCCTGATGCCGGCGCCAGTCAGCCCCATCGACATCTGCAGTTGTTACCGCGGTTAGAAGGGGAGCGGATCTGTGCACGGGAAGATTGGTTCCGTTGCTGTGCGGCTGGCACAACCACGTCTGCTCAGGATCCTCTGTTGCGCAGTTCACGGGTCGCAGCGATCAGTTCAATCCTGACGGGTGAAATGCTTCAAGCGTTGTATCTCGCCCTAGCTGAAGATCTCGGTCTGGGGCACCCCAGCACCGATGAATGTCCTCGAGGGGCTTACAACCTGCTGATCACACGGCAGTGGATGGCCATGGTTCGCCGCAGCAGGGAGGGAATTCGCGGCTTCAGTGTCAACGCCCTCGGCTTCGCCGGATCCTTGTTGAGCACCGAAGTCTCCGATCTAGAGTGGATTCATCGTTCTGGACCGGAGGCCCTGCTTCAAGCTGTTGTTGACACGCAGGACTGA
- a CDS encoding SpoIID/LytB domain-containing protein: MALTAVLVPMRCHFWLPAAIGSLFMAALIGWLARPLSQRPDQLRSSLADLLNHDSTVGSSVVPKVPPGADHVPLEIRVGLVSQSPITAFRPGPNVLCRYQHGDVIPAQELMKRIASSPQHEIHCSGGPVQINQQHCQGDISLLKGQGDWLPVVSLDLETYVASVVGAEMPSSWHGEALKAQAVAARSYAIAHLARPATTAYHLGDTTRWQVFAGEQSTTPASRSATRETRGIILSYGGGIVESLYASNAQVSAEAHGHLGASMSQSGSQQLAHQGLPFNAILGRYYAGASLARLTWHDQ, encoded by the coding sequence GTGGCTCTGACAGCAGTACTGGTGCCGATGCGCTGTCATTTCTGGCTCCCGGCCGCGATCGGAAGTCTTTTCATGGCGGCTTTGATCGGCTGGTTGGCTCGGCCGCTCTCACAGCGGCCTGATCAGCTCAGATCAAGCTTGGCTGATCTGCTCAATCACGATTCAACTGTCGGTTCGAGCGTGGTTCCAAAGGTGCCGCCTGGTGCTGACCATGTGCCCCTGGAGATCCGCGTCGGTTTGGTCAGCCAGAGCCCTATCACCGCCTTCCGACCCGGACCCAACGTGCTCTGTCGCTACCAGCACGGCGATGTGATCCCTGCCCAAGAGCTGATGAAGAGGATCGCTTCCTCACCTCAGCATGAGATTCATTGCTCCGGTGGACCTGTTCAGATCAACCAGCAGCATTGTCAAGGTGATATATCACTGCTGAAAGGCCAAGGTGATTGGCTGCCGGTTGTCTCGCTTGATCTGGAGACCTACGTGGCCTCCGTGGTCGGCGCCGAAATGCCAAGCAGTTGGCATGGGGAAGCCCTCAAGGCGCAAGCCGTTGCAGCACGCTCCTATGCGATTGCCCATCTCGCCCGACCGGCAACGACGGCCTATCACCTGGGGGATACAACCCGTTGGCAGGTGTTTGCAGGGGAGCAAAGCACCACCCCGGCCAGTCGTTCAGCAACACGGGAAACCCGCGGGATCATCCTGAGTTACGGCGGCGGCATTGTGGAAAGCCTTTATGCGTCAAATGCGCAGGTGAGTGCTGAAGCCCATGGCCATCTCGGCGCCAGCATGAGTCAATCAGGGTCACAGCAACTTGCCCATCAGGGACTCCCCTTCAATGCCATTCTCGGCAGGTACTACGCAGGAGCCTCGCTGGCACGGTTGACATGGCATGACCAGTGA
- a CDS encoding SDR family NAD(P)-dependent oxidoreductase, whose product MVEEAPTTWAGLALVVGPGGIGAAVAAELKRTCPDLKVLTAGRHGPPVSSLQLDLQNDSDLDGLSSSLRAQGLPLRLVFNCSGRLHGPGLQPEKRLQQIDRSQLEQQFGINAMAPILLAKAIESLLHRDQLFHFASLSARVGSIGDNRTGGWYGYRAAKAAQNQLLRCLSIEWARRWPLATVSLLHPGTTDTALSRPFQSFVAPDKLFTPERAARQLVEVLLQQTPEQSGAFLAWDGQSIDW is encoded by the coding sequence ATGGTCGAAGAAGCTCCGACCACTTGGGCTGGCTTGGCTCTGGTGGTTGGCCCCGGCGGCATCGGAGCTGCGGTGGCAGCAGAACTGAAGCGCACCTGCCCTGATCTGAAGGTGCTGACCGCTGGACGTCATGGACCTCCGGTCTCCTCACTGCAACTGGACCTCCAAAACGACAGTGATCTGGATGGTCTGAGCTCAAGCCTGCGAGCCCAGGGGCTCCCCCTGCGTTTGGTGTTCAACTGCAGCGGCCGTCTGCATGGTCCTGGGCTTCAACCGGAAAAACGTCTTCAGCAGATCGATCGATCTCAGTTGGAGCAGCAATTCGGCATCAACGCCATGGCACCGATTTTGCTGGCCAAGGCGATCGAGTCCTTGCTGCATAGGGATCAACTCTTTCATTTCGCCAGCCTCAGTGCTCGTGTGGGAAGCATCGGTGACAACCGCACTGGGGGCTGGTACGGCTACAGGGCGGCCAAGGCGGCTCAGAACCAGCTGCTGCGCTGCCTGAGCATTGAATGGGCCCGCCGCTGGCCATTGGCCACCGTGAGCCTGTTGCATCCCGGTACGACCGACACAGCCCTGTCTCGTCCGTTCCAGAGCTTCGTGGCTCCGGACAAACTTTTCACTCCAGAAAGGGCTGCGCGTCAGTTGGTTGAAGTGTTGCTGCAACAGACCCCGGAACAATCAGGAGCTTTTCTCGCCTGGGACGGTCAGTCGATCGATTGGTGA
- a CDS encoding DUF2237 family protein, with translation MSSSSPEFPPARNVLGDPLESCSCEPMTGWYRNGLCQTDPSDLGQHSICCVMTEQFLSYSKAQGNDLSTPMPTFQFPGLKPGDHWCVCAPRWKQAYDDGVAPLVRLEATEDTALTVVSLDQLKQHAHQSID, from the coding sequence ATGTCCAGCAGCAGCCCCGAATTTCCGCCGGCCAGGAACGTTCTTGGCGACCCACTGGAGAGTTGCAGTTGTGAACCGATGACGGGTTGGTATCGCAATGGTCTCTGCCAAACCGATCCATCGGATCTCGGCCAGCACAGCATCTGCTGCGTGATGACCGAGCAATTTCTCAGTTACAGCAAGGCCCAGGGCAATGACCTGAGCACACCGATGCCCACGTTTCAGTTCCCGGGCTTGAAACCAGGGGATCACTGGTGCGTCTGTGCACCGCGCTGGAAACAGGCCTACGACGATGGCGTCGCACCGCTGGTGCGCCTGGAAGCCACGGAAGACACAGCCCTGACGGTTGTCAGCCTTGACCAGCTGAAGCAGCACGCTCACCAATCGATCGACTGA
- a CDS encoding DUF4090 family protein, producing MAIAGPDGVDVAIKAGVDLDGSPIPEAMLALYNQVMDLESQRARSGVLKSMRNRVVKTGAKHFDQETLNQRLLEAGWDGLKDKEIAFFYG from the coding sequence ATGGCCATTGCCGGACCGGATGGTGTTGATGTCGCCATCAAAGCTGGTGTGGATCTTGATGGAAGTCCAATCCCTGAAGCGATGCTCGCCCTTTACAACCAGGTGATGGATCTGGAAAGTCAGCGCGCCCGCAGTGGTGTTCTGAAATCGATGCGCAACAGGGTGGTCAAGACCGGAGCCAAGCATTTCGACCAGGAAACGCTCAATCAAAGGCTCCTTGAGGCCGGATGGGACGGTCTGAAGGACAAGGAGATCGCTTTCTTCTACGGATGA